In the genome of Arachis stenosperma cultivar V10309 chromosome 6, arast.V10309.gnm1.PFL2, whole genome shotgun sequence, the window ttattaatcaaattcaATTAGGTTGGTATAgcataataaaaattagttataattagtattattttaagttttattatttaatttagttaaacttagtttataaaaagacgtaaatatataatattatttaattttgtctaacttattttttgtaataaattttaaattttaaaaattatcttttatatattttaaattaaatattaaattttaacttttttgaTAACTTAGATATCACCTTTTAAACACCATAATAATCACcttttaaaatttatctattaGAATTTAGAAGGAGAACAAATATTTGTTTTCCTTCAAATGACAGAGATAAAAGCAAAAAGTAACTTCCTAAACCACCAACAACCCACCCCCCAATAAATAAATATGGTAGACTAAAGAGTTAGGCTAAAAATAAATGGTAAATGGTCCAAACAAGTATACAAGGAGAGTAAATActtaaattcatttttaaaagattgtttattttttaattttaaaataattaaaaaaattaattaaatttattttttaaaaattttaaattaatcacgtttatttttttatttttttttaattcatgaCGTAAAAAATTTACTAACGTAGTATATTAAGTGACAAAAATTAAGTTggaaaaaattacaaaaagtttgtttaaaataaaatgtattATGAGCCATTTTCTTTTTGGATCAACgacttttccattttttttgaCGACAAAAGAAGGTCCACTTTTCTACAAATTTGAAATTTGGGCTGGATGAAATGATACCATTTCCAAAGTAATGGACATTTTTCAAAGTCCAGCTCTAGAAACCATAAAAAATACCTCTTATTTAGGGTGTAGTTCAATTTATTTTGGGTATGTTTAGTTGggattatttttgtttaaattagGGATGAATGCACCAACGTAAGTTAGCACAGATAGATGAGGGTTTATGTTCTTTAACCATCTCTTCCGGATTCGATACTCATTAGAAATTTGAATCTGATCCGATCTGCACATTTGCAAATTAGATTGGATATCAAAAGTTGTTACTTACTTCATCCACCCACCACCATGCGCACCAAATCACCCACACCTCTACCTTCATCTCTCATTACCAGACACAAACAAAATAAACAGGAAAACAACAAACAGAACAAACAGGgggtaaaaaaaggaaaacaacaaACAGAACACAAACAGAAGATTTAGGGCTGATGGAGGCTGTGGTTGGGCACGAGGAAGAGACGGACTACCTTTGCGTGGTTGTTGACGTCGTCTTTTGCGGTGAGGAGATACCCTCAATTGCTTCGTCGGGAGGAACGGACGACATAGGGTCAGGGGTCGAGAGCTTTGGTTGCGCGGAGTAACAACGGCACTCGAAATTCCGTTCGTGAGGCCGTGATCGTCGTCACCAGCAAAGAGGTATGGAGAACGTGCAGCACTTGGTTGACGGCGCTCGAGACTCCCTTCGTGGTGGCTGTGGTCGTCGTTGCCGGCGAGTTGACAGACGGCGGTTTGCTACGGATGGAAGCTCGTCGGCATCGGTTGGGAGGCTGGCAGCGCAGCTACGTGGGTGTCTTTTTAGGAATAGATGAGAGAGATGAGAGGATGTTGATGAAGGAGGAGTAGACTGAAGATGATGGTGGGATCTGGAATGGAGAAGGAGAATgtggtttaatttttttattttataatttttaattttataatttattttttgtattttttaattttaaaatttatttttgtaagggtaaatctatctttttagggtaaaaaatgataattttataacgttttgtgACGTTGAGAAtgattttaatacaaaaaaggtcggagacgattttgattttgaccctAAACCTTAAGGACGACAAAAGTACTTAaccttaaaattaaaataacacaacatatatatgataattattagttaaaacttaaaataaaacataaaaataatatttatttatttatttatttagattcACGTATACGTGGATCGGATACATAAAATTCACAATCCAATCCTATTAGTATGCGGATCAAATCTAATCCTATTAGTGTGCGAATTGCAGATATATAGATCAAATCTAATCCATAAATACTCTTAGTTTAAATCACCTGTATTTTGAAATTTACCTATTAGAATTTAGAAGGACAACATATATTTGTTTTCCTTCGAAAGACTGAGATAAAAGCTAAAAGTAActtcccttccccctccccCAATCAAATAAATATGGTAGACTAAAGGCAAATGGTGAATGGTCCAAACAAATCTATATAATGAAAGTAAATGGTTAATTCGATCTTAAAATGTCATTCGTTTTTTAAATTtgtcttcaaatattttttttatcaaattcatcttttaaaaattttaagttaatcACGTTAGTCTTTTcattatttcttttattgatgACATCAAAGTTTACTAATATAGCATATTATTAAGTGATACCACAACATACATTTAAGAATCCTAATTGAATATTAAcatgataaatttataaaattaaaatctaattgAAGAGAGAACTTGAAACACTGAAATCTctcaatttaaaattaatttaatctaatttcataaatttatcATATTAACAGTCAATTAAAACTACTAGATATATATTATAGTGTTACTTAACATATCACATAAACAAATTCTGACAATGTTATAAacaaaaatgacaaaaaaattaatataactGACTAAATTTATGAAAGACGAATTTAATTAGATCTTTCAAAAGCTAATTAGACTATttcaaaaactaataagaagAGTCCCAATATACTCCAACTCTTCAAAGCTGTAAAAATCTATGGCAAAGAAATGATTGGGAAGTGACTCTATCTCTGAGAAACCGTTGACAAAGTAAACGCGTTTGGCATTGGCAATTGGCAACGATTATTACCATTATTGGCTTTACAACGTTTGGAGCTGTGTGCTTCGTCAGAGGGGTGCCCCATCACAAATTATTACCTTGTTTGAAAATTGAAGACTCAAGCAATCATCAAGAAAAAGACAAAGCAAACACCACCTTTTTCGCTTTGGTTCCCTTCTTCACCAAATATTTAGGTCGCCATTCATTTTCTCACctaaaattcatttcttgcCAAGTAACATGggataatatttatattaattaccAATAATCTTCTAAGAACTACactatataatttaaaagatattaattcttttttttgaCAACCTAATTACTAAATTACCAGTAATCTTATTAAAATCCTCAGATATTAACTTGTTTGGTAAAAGAGTAGTGATTGTTAATCCCTTAAAAGTTAAGTATGTTTGGTCATATGTACAGAACTTTATGCTATAAAAGTTATTTTGATCATATGGGGAAAATACAAAAGGCAAACTAAATAAATACATGAAACTCTTTATGACTTTAAAACAGTCCTATTTCcacccaaaaagaaaaaagggaaaaaaatttcacatcatcaacaaattcaaagATACTGTACAGTGATCTATGAACATTGGAAGCACGTTCACAAGCATTCATGATTTCATGTTTTGGTGCTATCAGTGGCAAAAAGGATAGAGACTAATCATAGTGTCAAAACTGCAACACAAAAGCCCCTTAAGTTACATGATTTAAAACATCAACTTTCTTTTCTCCCAAATAAAAACACCAAGAAACAAATAGTTCAAATAATGTAAGGGATCCTAACAACTGTTACAATTGCAATTGTTGCATCTAACAACATTGTGGTACATTGTCAAAATATATAAAGTCCTTAACGGCATAGAGCATAGATCATATCCTAAGAATAACATTAACTTCTACCAGCTCTAGCTAATTGGTTTTTTAAATTCATAGGATAAAAATCAACATTAGACACATTTAATAGTTCTTCTGAAATTGCTTTAGGGATACACTAACAATATGCTATTCTAGCCTTGAAACTCATGCAAAACTGTGTCAGTGATTAAATCTAGGTTATAACTGTGATCTTCAAGCATCGTGTTTCAACGCTTTCAcaggaaaaaaatgaaaaagaaaaaagagttaCTCTAAAAGCAATTGCAGCTTATATAATTATCAGCAGATTCTCAGGTTCATACTTATGGGAAAACAAGTGGGTAAAAAACAGACCTTGATGCTCATAATCATCCACCATAAACCCATAGTATTAAAGTTTTTGCCCTTTTCGGATCCGTGACTGGTCATTTCCTATTTACAATTTTAGATGAGGCAATGATCAACAGCAGAAAACCCTCGAACAACCCCGCCGCAATCTTACCGGTTCACCTGCAGCGATTTGTCAGCCATTAGAAACCTAGGCTAATCCGGAAACAACTTCTTCGCTAAACATCCACTGTCCAGTTAATGTTATTATTCACATTGCTTCCATGTGATTTTTGTATTTGAGATACTTTGGCATGGTATGTGGCCGCTGCAGTCTTTGCTCTCTGGCCTTGAGGGAGCTCGCAGGCTTCACTCAGAGAAGCGAATCTTAGCTCTGAAGGAGGAATGAAACAGTCCACTGAAAGGCCGGGCACATTGAATGCGACTTCCTCAATTGTCCATACTTCTTCCATCTTAGTTTTAGTGTGACTCATTGCTGTTTCTCCAAATCTGAAAAGCGTCACTACCGAACGACCCGAGTGAGCAATCATAATCCCCTCAACAGGCCTATAATCATCAAGGAATGAATTTATTGTGGTCTCCCAATAGACAGCGTCGCCTCCGTTGTTTTGAATGCGAGTCAGATGGGAGTCTTCCAAGTGAACAAGAAGTCCTGTTTTCTGGCTGAAGTACCCGAATAAAACATGCCTTATGATCTCTGCTGGACCTTCGCTCCTGGATTTTAATGTCGAGGGATCAGCACAAAGCTTGAGGATGAAACAGTCCTCATCGTTAATCTTCTTCTCCCCAATGCATCTTGCATTAACAAACATGCTTGCGGTTGTTCTTGGGTCAAGGCCCTGAAAACAGACAAAACTCTGAATTATAGGGTGCGCTTGGATAAACTTGGAATAAGTACTTCTGTGAAAATATTCAGAAGTGACTCTTAAGAAGAGTATAGTTTTAACAAACAACTCATAATGATCTCCAAAAACAAGGAGAAAAACTGATTATTTTCCAACTCTGATTTTGTTGCAAATCTCATCCAAGTAGAACATGGAATCAGAAAGCAATTTCATTTGTCAAAGaaagtacttttttttttccaaaggaacacaaaaaaatacaTCCATAGACAAGAGCAAGACCCTATTGAATAGAGCAGGTAACTTAACCTGAAGCGCCCGTCGCAAAGGCCTCACTGGTCCTTTTGCCGCATGTGCACCTAGCCAGGGTGTGTGCCGCCACACAAGTTTCCCATTGCAACCAGCATGAACCTTACTGCCACCCAGAGCAAGCTCAACATACCACATGTCCGGATTCATCTGCCACAAGACAAAGCCACCAGATTCTGTGGCTTTAGAGGAATTGCGACTGCGCATAACCTTCTGAGCAGTCTCAAACTCAGAGGCTACCATCCTGACCTTTCCCATGGCATACGCATTGTTGATGGAATTCTGAAGCTTTTGCCCCCCTGAAGCAGCAATATACTGCTGCAATATGTATTGAGCCGAAGAAGTCTCCTGTAACAGCAACACACAAATTAGAATCATGTCATACTTCAACCACCTAACTAAAATGGACGAATAGAAAACATCATAAGATCAAATGACCCTCTTCCCTCTCCAATTCTGTCTCTAATCCACACAGGCACACATCAAATGACACAAAATTACACCACAATGCTTTGCTTTCAATTTCCTAATTATACTCAAGCCTTAGTTTCCTTTGTAGCACACATACTGAATTCTGTGTACTGTAAAATGTTGTAATTCTCTGTTTTGAAGAACTGAGAAAAGAACATAAcagcaaaaaataataataaaatatttatcaaCTCGAAAAACCTTGTTGATCTGTCCATATAACAAGAAAATTTTGCGTGATCGTGAAAGTGGAGTTGAGTTAGTTACGAGTTAGTTATAGAGAGAGAAACTAACAATGGGAATGTCCTTAATGCTGAGGTGAGGGAAAGGGTCGGTGGTGCAAACATGAACCGGAGCGAGTGGCGCACCCAACACCCCAAGCAACAACCTCAGATCGGAGCTCTTACACGCGCCGCCGTGAGAAGACGAGGAGGCGGACGCCGAAACCGACTGAGTCCTCATCCAATGTCCCCAGCGTCCCTCTCCTCCTCGGGAATATTCGCGGGAATCGGTGGCGTCGGGGCCTTCTTTCAAAGGCGAGAGGGCTTCGAGGGGTCTGAGGGTTCCCGATCTGGAGAGGGAGATGTCGGAGGGGGGAGCGTGGTGGTGCTTGGTGGTTCGACGGCGGCGGAGGAGAGAGGAGATAGGAGATGAAGCCCGAATGGGGCTCTTGGAGCGTGAAGACCTTGTCCTTGCGGGGGATAGGCCCCGAACTGCTGAAAAGAAGCCCTGTTTTTTCTCCATTATTACAATACTGCCACTCGCCACTCACGGCAGTGGAAGTGAAGAAAGGGAAGAGAAGCGTAGCTGGTTGTTGAGTTGAGAAGGAAGTGTTTGTTTTGTGTCAATCTCAATTGGGAAAACTCCGGATATTCGTTCTTTCTTAAGTTGGCGTCGGAACACTTGATAAATCATTCTTCAAAAATACCCCACTACACTACTACTTAACTCTTTTCATTACTCACTcaatattgttatttttttaacttacaAAGTAGAAACTCAATTGCCCCTGGCTTTTGTATGAAgatgatatttaaaaatttaaatttattaaattatttatccatttttaattattaattttacatcAAGTTGTAAAGtttattgttttaaaaaaattattcttaagAAATATCGTACTATTTAATTCTTTTGATTATTCGGTAAATATTgtttttttagtaaaaatttatatgtagttaattttatataaaattaatagttaaaattcattagataataatttatttaaacttatcaaattatttaacaatttacaactatcaacttcaaattaaattaattttatattaagtTAACTGcatctgatttttttttataaatcatTTTTATGGTGAatatcatcatttttttttaatccaaGAGAGGTTTTGAGTTGATAAATCTTTGTTTTAGTTGGTAAAAGgagttaaattaaaaattagaagaTTTATCGATAGTAAATTAATGACTTGCAAGTTGTAAcaacaatttttcttttttgttatgCTTATACAAGAAAATGAATCAGTGAGAAAAACTATGTGAAGTAGacagaaaatatatttatagaaaataattcaagaatatatttgtttatttaaaaaaagatttggttATTGACCTTAAATGTtatataagttaatgttttttaataattaattctcATTAACGCACATAATATCAAGGAGATATTGTTATTTTCTTAATTGATAATATTATAATCTTTTAAGATCagaaaaataaagtataaataaaTCTGTGAGATATTTTTGTGAATACGGGTTAAGACAAAAacaaatttagaaaataattaaatttacaaGATCCAAAACCATTGTAGATTTAGTAACAAGTCAAGATTTTGGTACCTATCTCAGCattaagagttttttttttaacaaaaatgaCATGCATATGTAAAAAATcaatcaataaataaattattatatatttatattaaataaatatgttatttaatttatttttaatatatatatattttaatatacattTTATATGTATAATTGATTTGATGGTTTATTTATAGTGCCTAATTAAcacttaaaatatatttatataatattattcacGTGTGTCTCGCTTTTTTCGTGATTAATTGGAGAGGGACAGTGAAGAGTATATTAGATTGGGCATAAGAATAAAGAAAACTTGTCAAATACTATACTACTATATATTACGATTGGGCATGTAGTACTAATCTTGATCCTCAAACAACGAATCGTTATCTTTTGTGATTTATGATCTTAATCATGATTTGTGATGTTAACCACATCTACTGGTGCTCATTTCtgaaagaatatatatatacacacacaaaagaagataaaaattttattttttatactatacaaaaaatatacaaaaagaAAGTAGTGcacatattatttttctttctcataACGTATAGTATTTAATTATAGTGAAAACTCacgtgcagtcgacttcacgtgaagttgataactgagaaccgttagatgatttgattgatttgattaaattttcatctaacggctcttaactatcaacttcacatgaagtcgactgcacctaaATTTTCACCTTTAATTATATATTGGCAGAGATGTTGTGTGTGAATAAATGTCTTGTAATcaatttcaattaattttttaaaaggttatttttgggaaaaaaaattctaaaaataacacaaaaaattatgaaacttacacataaatttttagagaaaaaaattataaaagttaAAGTACTAAATTAATTCTTTATGTTTGGGTGTAATTctatttttatcattaaaatttaaagtatcttgtttaaatctaaaaaagtttcatttaattttaatgtagtCTCACTCTGaggtcaaaattaaataattaataaaatgttCTACGTAACAGCAGTGCAAGAACAATGTCGATTATttaaagaacaagtacaagttctaaaagtacaaaataaaaaatataatagatatattaatatatttatttatcattctccTTAATTCTATAGAAAATATTCCATTCAAATTGTAAGGAGAATGATAAATAGATGTATTGATGCATCCATTGttgattttgtgtttttcaaacTTGCACTTGCTCTCTAGATC includes:
- the LOC130936119 gene encoding uncharacterized protein LOC130936119, producing the protein MEKKQGFFSAVRGLSPARTRSSRSKSPIRASSPISSLLRRRRTTKHHHAPPSDISLSRSGTLRPLEALSPLKEGPDATDSREYSRGGEGRWGHWMRTQSVSASASSSSHGGACKSSDLRLLLGVLGAPLAPVHVCTTDPFPHLSIKDIPIETSSAQYILQQYIAASGGQKLQNSINNAYAMGKVRMVASEFETAQKVMRSRNSSKATESGGFVLWQMNPDMWYVELALGGSKVHAGCNGKLVWRHTPWLGAHAAKGPVRPLRRALQGLDPRTTASMFVNARCIGEKKINDEDCFILKLCADPSTLKSRSEGPAEIIRHVLFGYFSQKTGLLVHLEDSHLTRIQNNGGDAVYWETTINSFLDDYRPVEGIMIAHSGRSVVTLFRFGETAMSHTKTKMEEVWTIEEVAFNVPGLSVDCFIPPSELRFASLSEACELPQGQRAKTAAATYHAKVSQIQKSHGSNVNNNINWTVDV